The DNA sequence ACAACCATCAGTATCCATATATGGAGCACATAAGTGACAATTTGGTTTATGTAACCATGTTGATAGTTAGAGGAATAAGAATTGGTGGTGGTGGACATCAGCTGCAGCCAGAAATGGTGGCAAAGTTACTGGTGTAAGGCCATGTCTATGCCAGTCATCAAGATGATGACAGGGAGGATGAGATCAACTAACCCTTCACTTAATAGTTTTAAGAAACTAAACCAGCTTCAGAGGGATAAAAGAAGAGGAACTATTAGAGTGGATTCACAAAATGATCACTCGGCTGGATTAAAAAGGAGATCAGAAGCAAGTAAACATAACTAATATCTGGATGACTGGATCAGCCTCACTTGAGAATGACTGGAAACTGCATGATATGATTAAGAAACATATCCCAGTAAGTTTATATAAAAACAAATGAATCGCCAGATTCCAGGCTTCCCTAGATGTAGTACAAACAGAAAACACGTTATGGAAGCAGCTTGTAAACACAAAGCAACAACAATATTCAAATATCTGCCAAGAACTTGACTAGGGCTTATCATGTTACAGAAATGATATTCCAACTTTATTCTCCATGTTTTTATCAAACACAAAGTAACAACAAATTCCAATATCTACCAAGAACTTGGTCAGAGCTTATCATGTTACAGACAGATGATACACCCAACTTTATCTCCACGCAAAGGACAAGAAAATTTCATTGTAGTGATCTAATTGATGGAAAGCATTGGCCTTCAGTATCAACTGGAAATGTACTATCATAGTTTGGCAAAAACAGGTTTTCTTTTCTGGCTATGAGCTGAGATAGCTTCAGTTAAATCATCAGATATAACTGCACCAGCATTCCATGTTGCAACATAATCCAAAGCTCTTTCTATTGTCATGTCCCGACTTCTTAGCAACACAGCTTTCGTCCCAGTGACAGCAAGAGGAGACTTAGCAGCAATACCTATGATACAGAATCAACTGTTCACTTGAGAAACAACTAATACATCAAGTAAACTTTTAATCATTTAAACAGTCTGAGAATTATTCATAGCATAAAATCTCACTAACATGATCTAACATCGACAAAAAGTCAGTATAGTTGTAGAGAACTAACCCCTCATAGCTTAAAATGAAGTTCAAGGTTTGCCTGAATTCTGAAACACATGGAGATACGCAAACTAGTATAAATTCCTAAAAACCATTTAATGATGTTTACAGAGCGTTTTACACACTTCACTGCCAATGCTTGgatatatacagattatataaatTTATTACTGCCTGTAACTGCTGTGGGCGCTACAAAGTGCCACGATTGATGTTGTGTTTACGTGTACTTGCTAAATATCTGGGGTGCACCTCTCACAAAGAATGAAAAACTCAATAAAACCAATGAACTAATTCCTTATGCTAAAAGGGATACAATTGACCCTCCACTGATATGCATAACAATGTAATTACACAATTGGAACTAATTATATTATCATAACTATGTGGATTTAGTTAACATACTACTTCTCCTGATGTTTTAAATTCTACACAACGGTGATCACAGACGACGACAATAAAGAGCAAGTAAAACAAAACAAATTAGGCAATTGTGCACGAGTTCTCTcaaaatcaaaaacacaaacacAAAAAGAGGGGAAAATAGTGAAAGCGAAATTACCCTGAGCATAATATCGAACAGCTTCATCCATAGCACTCTTAGAATCAAAAACCTTCGAAACAAGTCCAAACTGTTTGGCCTCAGAAGCCGAAAACCGTCTGGCAGTCAAAGCAAGGTCCATAGCATTAGCATAACCAACAACCCGAGGCAACCTCTGAAGCGTCCCGAGATCAGCAACAATAGCAAGATCAACTTCCTTAACCGAGAAAAAAGCCGAGTCAGTACAAAACCTAATATCACAGGCAGTAATCACATCAACTCCACCTCCAATACAAGCACCATGAATACAGGCAATGACAGGCTTTCGACATTTCTCGATAGAGTTAATAGCATCCTGCATAAACAGAATGTGTCGACGCAGGCTTTCGGTTGCGCGTCCACGATCAGACGAAGGAGTAGCTGTGATTGCTTTGAGAGAGTTGATGTCGATGCCTGCGCAGAAATGACTGCCTTGGCCGGAGAGGAGAATAACTGAGGCATCAGGATTCGAGTCGAGATAAGACAGGGCTTTGGGGAACTCGGTGAAGAAATCAGGTGAGAGAGCGTTCAGAGTTGCTGGTTGATTCAGGATTAGATTGTATACTCCGCCTGATAAGTTTGTTATTTTCAGGCTTTTGTAGTCTGGATCCGTCATTTCTCGTTCAGGGAATATTGtttggtttgattttgttttaTACGGTAGCTTTCTAGCCTACCAGTCTACCGCCCACACGCCAAGTCTGACTTCTATCCCGTTAAATTGTTTAATGTTTATCCAACACGTATTTTCTTTTACTTTATTAATTATACTTAAGAAACTACAACTTATTCATTTCTCTCTCACAATTCAGTATTTGTAATATTGTTTAATTCACCATTTATgcaaaaaaataatataatacaATTAAGGCTTTGTTAGTTTGGTAAGCCTATATGTTTTACATAAAAAGATTAGCCGCCCTTCGAAGCCACCTTCAAAAATAATATTTcgcttttattttaaaattgtgaataataaataaatatattaagtTAAAAAGTTT is a window from the Apium graveolens cultivar Ventura chromosome 1, ASM990537v1, whole genome shotgun sequence genome containing:
- the LOC141671500 gene encoding delta(3,5)-Delta(2,4)-dienoyl-CoA isomerase, peroxisomal, whose product is MTDPDYKSLKITNLSGGVYNLILNQPATLNALSPDFFTEFPKALSYLDSNPDASVILLSGQGSHFCAGIDINSLKAITATPSSDRGRATESLRRHILFMQDAINSIEKCRKPVIACIHGACIGGGVDVITACDIRFCTDSAFFSVKEVDLAIVADLGTLQRLPRVVGYANAMDLALTARRFSASEAKQFGLVSKVFDSKSAMDEAVRYYAQGIAAKSPLAVTGTKAVLLRSRDMTIERALDYVATWNAGAVISDDLTEAISAHSQKRKPVFAKL